The Pochonia chlamydosporia 170 chromosome 3, whole genome shotgun sequence genome contains the following window.
ACTGTGTCTAAATTTAAACAGCGTGACGGTGAGTTACTTCTAGCACGAGCATCCAATTGCTGGACTTGGTTGACCCCCAAAATGCCATTTCACCACAAATCACTGCAGGGTTCTAAGCGCCGAGCCGCAAATCTGTGGCACCACACTGCAGCCCatcacatcaattgatctctcttcacctcctccagcagGTTTCATTCGTCTTGGCTCTATTTTTAACCCAAAATTCTATCTGCAAGTATCTAGTTGCGCTCAGATGCCCAACATGGCTTTCCAGCACCGTGCTGCATGCTCCTCCGTTGCAACGTCCACAGATTCAATTCTGTAACCCACATATATttccaaacattgaacgccaaTCCCAGTCAAATTCCTCTGTTTGCAACCCACGTCATGTGAAGCGTGTAAAGCATCGTCATTTTTCAAGCCTCTCCTCTCAAGTCCACCATATGGGGAGCCTTATACTCGGTCCAGCAAGCCACGGctttccagcagcaaaatgATTTCGTGAACAATGGAACGAACGTTCTGGTTCTCCAGGTTCACGGTCAGATCAGGCTTAGAAGGGACCTCATAAGGGTCGTCAACGCCGGTGAATCCCTTAATCTCACCAGCACGAGCACGCTTGTAGATACCACGGCGATCAGTCTTCTCGCAGTACTCAAGAGGAGTGGCCACATGAACCAAGAAAAAGGGGCCAGACTTCTCAATGAGCTCACGGGCCTGAGTACGGGCCTGGTCAAAGGGAGCAATAGGGGCGGCAATGAcggcagcaccagccttgGTCAGCTCAGATGCGACAAAAGCGATACGAGAGATGTTCAAGTCACGGTCCTGACGACTAAAACCCAGCTCTCGGGAAAGCTCAGATCGGACCGTCTCACCAAGCAACATGGAGACTGGTCGGCCGCCGCCCTGGTTCAGAGTCGTTTGCAGGGCACGAGCAACCTGGTCCTTGCCACTGTTCTGGTAGCCAGTCAGGAAGACTGTGAAGCCCTTCTCGCGCGGCAATGGGTTCTGCTCTCGGAGAACCTTGACAACCTCAGGGTAAGAAAACCACTCGGGAATCTCCTTGCCCGTCTTGAGTCTGTTTCGCAGCTCAGTTCCGGAGATGTTCATGGTTCGGGTACCCTCCGGGATCTCGTTGGCAGGCATGTACTCGTCCTTGTCAGGGATGTAGATCATCTCCTGGAACTCGACCATCTTGATGCCAAGCTCTTCTTGGTACTGTTGCACCAACTTCTGGGCATCGTAAGGACCATAGTGGTCCTTGCCTTGCTTGTTTTTGCCAGGACCGGCGTGGTCTCGGCCGACAATGAAGTGGGTAGCACCATGGTTCTTTCGGATGACAGCATGCCACAACGCCTCACGAGGTCCACCCATACGCATAGCCaagggaagaagagccaaagcagccatgCCATTGGGATATCTGGGCAGCAGGGCCTTGTATACTCGGACACGGGTGAAATGGTCGATATCACCAGGCTTCGTCATGCCCACGACGGGGTGGATCAGGACATTAGCCTGCTGAGAGCGGGCAGCGCGAACCGTCAACTCACGGTGGGCACGGTGCATAGGGTTTCGGGTCTGGAAAGCGACGACCTTTTGCCAGCCTAGCTTGTTGAAATGAGATCGGAGCTCAGCGGGAGTAACTTGTTCCATAAGTCAGCTTCATTGCGATGGCACAGAAAGCAACCAGTGATGTTCTCCATGACTTACATCGAAGGTCGAGGAAATCGTAGTGCTCCAGACGAGCAACGGCCTCGAGCTTGCCTCCAACGTAGAATTCTTTGGCAGCACTGAAGAGGTGCTTGACACCAGGGTGGGTGTCGTCATCGCTGCCGAAAACCTCCTTGGCTTCCTTGACCCTAAAATGCTTCTGCATCAGTACGGTTGGTAAGGCAATGCGCATGCTCCAATTAGCTGGACTTACTTGTCTGGCCGGTAAACATCGTCGACAGTCAGAATAGCCAGGTTGCGATCGTCTCGGGAATCGCGCAACGTCAGCTTCGCGCCAGCCTTGATACCAAGTTCGTCGATCTGCTTCTGGTCCACATCTAGAGTAATGGGCATGCTGAAAAGAGCACCATCGGCCAGACGGTTATTCGCGACCACTCTATACGCCAGGTTGTTAGTTCAATTGTCCCCTCCACGGTAAAACAAAGCTACCAAGTAGTCAACTCACCCATTGTAGTCCTTCTCGGTCATGAACCCTAGAGTTGAGCCACCAAGGTCAGTACAAATGTCCACTCAGGCGCAACCTGTCGCAACCTATGTTCAAGACCAATTGCTAGCAAGTCATGAGTTGGCCAGCAATTTCAAAAAGCCTACCTTCCAATGGAGAGAAGCCACCATTAAGAATCAATTCAAGATCGCACAAATGACGATCTGTCAAGACGATGGCGGGGTATTTCTCTGCCTCATCGCGAAGCTCAGCCTGGCGGGGCAGATCGCGAGCAAACAAGTCCTTGAGGACGCCGCCGTGAGGAGAGTTTGCCATTGTTTGTTATTACTGTACGCACAAAAATGCAGGAAAAGAAAATGCTCCAATTGACACGTAGCAGCAGAGTTTGACAAGAGGATGGAGGGATTAAAAGAACAAAATTTCGGACAGTCGCAAGATCTGCCAGACGAGCGAGGAGCCCGAAGTTATGATTCAAGCCGCAGCCGGAGC
Protein-coding sequences here:
- a CDS encoding sulfate adenylyltransferase (similar to Aspergillus terreus NIH2624 XP_001217351.1) is translated as MANSPHGGVLKDLFARDLPRQAELRDEAEKYPAIVLTDRHLCDLELILNGGFSPLEGFMTEKDYNGVVANNRLADGALFSMPITLDVDQKQIDELGIKAGAKLTLRDSRDDRNLAILTVDDVYRPDKVKEAKEVFGSDDDTHPGVKHLFSAAKEFYVGGKLEAVARLEHYDFLDLRFTPAELRSHFNKLGWQKVVAFQTRNPMHRAHRELTVRAARSQQANVLIHPVVGMTKPGDIDHFTRVRVYKALLPRYPNGMAALALLPLAMRMGGPREALWHAVIRKNHGATHFIVGRDHAGPGKNKQGKDHYGPYDAQKLVQQYQEELGIKMVEFQEMIYIPDKDEYMPANEIPEGTRTMNISGTELRNRLKTGKEIPEWFSYPEVVKVLREQNPLPREKGFTVFLTGYQNSGKDQVARALQTTLNQGGGRPVSMLLGETVRSELSRELGFSRQDRDLNISRIAFVASELTKAGAAVIAAPIAPFDQARTQARELIEKSGPFFLVHVATPLEYCEKTDRRGIYKRARAGEIKGFTGVDDPYEVPSKPDLTVNLENQNVRSIVHEIILLLESRGLLDRV